From Nymphaea colorata isolate Beijing-Zhang1983 chromosome 6, ASM883128v2, whole genome shotgun sequence, a single genomic window includes:
- the LOC116256779 gene encoding cytochrome c oxidase copper chaperone 2-like isoform X1, whose translation MGALDVSSVRAKTMGEKETPSLAQQQKHHEEEEASKAAAPKKKICCACPDTKRLRDECIVQHGEAACSKWIRAHLECLRAEGFKLGSG comes from the coding sequence aTGGGTGCGTTGGATGTGAGCTCGGTGAGGGCCAAAACTATGGGGGAGAAGGAAACTCCTTCGCTGGCGCAGCAACAGAAGCATCACGAGGAGGAAGAAGCGTCGAAGGCGGCTGCACCCAAGAAGAAGATATGCTGCGCCTGCCCGGACACGAAGCGGCTCAGAGACGAGTGCATCGTCCAGCACGGGGAGGCGGCTTGCTCCAAATGGATTCGAGCCCATCTCGAATGCCTGCGTGCC
- the LOC116256779 gene encoding cytochrome c oxidase copper chaperone 2-like isoform X2, with protein sequence MGALDVSSVRAKTMGEKETPSLAQQQKHHEEEEASKAAAPKKKICCACPDTKRLRDECIVQHGEAACSKWIRAHLECLRAEGFKV encoded by the coding sequence aTGGGTGCGTTGGATGTGAGCTCGGTGAGGGCCAAAACTATGGGGGAGAAGGAAACTCCTTCGCTGGCGCAGCAACAGAAGCATCACGAGGAGGAAGAAGCGTCGAAGGCGGCTGCACCCAAGAAGAAGATATGCTGCGCCTGCCCGGACACGAAGCGGCTCAGAGACGAGTGCATCGTCCAGCACGGGGAGGCGGCTTGCTCCAAATGGATTCGAGCCCATCTCGAATGCCTGCGTGCC